A region of the Terriglobales bacterium genome:
ATAAGCGGATCCAATCTCAATCTTGATCTGCTCGGCGGTGCGTTCGCCGATGAGCAGGTTATATTTCCGCTTGAGGTAATTCATGATGGCCTCATCCATCTGGTTACCGGCCATGCGGACGGAGCGGGAATAGACGATACCACTAAGGGAAATCACTGCGATATCGGTGGTACCGCCGCCGATATCCACCACCATGTTGCCGCTGGGCTCGGTGATAGGAAGCCCGGCGCCGATGGCAGCCACCATGGCCTGTTCAACAAGATGCACCTCGCTGGCCTTGGCGCGGTAGGCGGAATCCATGACAGCGCGCTTTTCCACCTGGGTAATCTCAGAGGGCACGCCAATCACGATGCGCGGATGCACCAGCATCTTCCTGTTATGGGCCTTCTGGATGAAGTAGTTCAACATCTTCTCGGTGACTTTGAAGTCAGCGATGACGCCGTCTTTCATGGGCTTGATGGCGACGATGTTACCGGGCGTGCGGCCCAGCATCTCTTTGGCTTCTTTGCCGACGGCCTCAACCTCACCGGTCAATTTATTGATGGCGACGATAGAAGGTTCGTTGACGACAATGCCCTTGCCCTTGGCATAGACCAATGTGTTGGCCGTTCCCAAATCGATGGCCAGGTCACTGGAGAACATACTAAAAAGGGAACGAAAGTTATTAACCTTCGAATTCTGCGAGTGAAATCCGTTTGATGACATACTGATAGCTTCTTTATACTCCAATTTCTGTTGCTTAAAACATCAATCTGAGAGGTTTGACGCACTTCAGTGCTGTGTCCTGGCTAAAAAGCTCGCCGGGAACCATGCTCACCAAAACCTCACCCTGCATCTAAGGTCTTCGCCCCAGCCTTTGGCAGAGCGGAAGTGTCATCGTTGGCAAAACAGGCAATCTTATTGAATCACAACTTTTTTGGTTTGGGTGGCCACGCCGCCTTTTTCGTTCTGGGCGGTGATGGTAATTACGTTTTCCCCGGAAGGCAGCGGCGGAGTGAAGTAGGTAAAGCTGCCGTCTGAGGCAATCACCGGCACCTGCTCCCCGTTAACCATGACCCGGGCGCCCTGCTGGGTGTTCCCTTTAATCTCAATGACGTGCTGGTGTTGGATAAGCTGGCTTACTTCCAACGCCAGGGATATACCTTCAGTCCCTTTGGCCACGATGCTGAACACGCTGGCATCGCTGGGAATGGACTCATGGCCATTTTCATCTACCGATAGCACCTGCCAGTAGTATTTGCCCTCTTCCAGGCCGTTGACCTTCCAATTTGTGTTCTCAATCTTGGTTTCTTTCTCGACGGAAGAAAAATAGGGGTTGCGGGAGACACGCACATGATAGGTAGTGATGCCCTCCACCGGGGTCCAGCTCAAATCCGCGGACCGGGCATTCGACGTGACAAAAATGGGCATCATGTTGGCCGGAGCCAGCAGCACAGGCGGGGCCACCTCTTTTTTCTTGGCGAAGGTCTGATTTTCCGAGTCAATGACTACCTTCTCGAAGGGAGCCACCTTTTCAGTGACTCCTCCTATCTTGAAGGTGCCTTCGCCCTTGGTCACCAGCACCTCAGGATTATTGCCGTGTTTGGAGGCCTGCAAGGCGCTATCGCGGCCCAGCGTCGTGGAGGTCTGATCAATCTTTACCTGCTGAGTGGAAGGAATCTCGCCGGTATTGAGCGCGATGTTGCCCGTATTCACGCGTACGGAGACTTCATTTTGCTGGGCGGCGTTGGTCGTGCTCTCTTCAATGGTCACCAGCGAATCCTGCTGGATGAGGTAGGTGCTGCCGTCGGCAAAGGCCAGCTTGGCAATGCCTGCGGCATCGGTCTTTACAACGTCACCCTGCTCCAGGGGCAGGCCATAATCCGCTTTGACCCAGACACCGGGGTTGCTCACCCTTCTCACGCTGACCGTGCCGTCAATGTTGGTGAAGTGGGCCTGGGTGGAAGGACCTTGCGGGGTGTTATCGCCCGTGCCGGTTCGGCCCAGCATGCCGTTGACTTTCTCTTCCACCTTATTAATGACCGAGTTGCTGAAGCTGGGAAAGATAAAGAAGGTAGCAAGCGCGCCCGCCGCAACCAACCCGAGCACTGCCATCAGGACACTGCGATAGGTCACAGTGGTCCAGTCAACATGAATTCCGCCTTTTTTAATGTCGGCCACAGGCTTAGAAATTCGCGGGAATTGCAAGCAGAGTAACACAACATATGGCGGTCGAAAAGTGAGTATTTCGGTGAAATGTAAAGAAATGTCTCACCACAAGGGGGATTGGGTCATTGAGTCATTAGGATCATTTTAGGACTGTCATCCTGAGCCGCGTATTTTGCGGCGAAAAGCTTTTGCCTTCCTTTGCATCCCTTCGTGTCCTTTGCGGTTAAATCTTTATCCTTGGAACTTGCACCTGAGACCTTGGACCTGTTTTCTTAATCCGCGCTGATCCGCGTCCATCCGCGGCGAAAAGCCTTTGCCTTCCTTTGTGTTCCTTCGTGTCCTTTGTGGTTAAAATGTCTTCCCGTGAAATCAAAATTGATCGTCCGTTCCCTCTTCTTCGCCCTGGTGATGGCAGCGCTGATTTTTGTTCCTGCCGGCTCGCTGAAGTTCTGGCAAGGATGGGTATTCATGGCAATCTTTTTCGGCACCACGATCGCGAGCACGATCTATTTTTACCGGCGTGACCCTGGGTTGATAGAGCGCCGCATGCAGACCCAGGAAAAAGAGCCCACCCAGAAACTGATCATGGGTGTAGTCAAGCTGGTCTTTCTGGTCTCCATGATGCTTCCCGGATTGGATTACCGCTTCGGCTGGTCACACCACGCCAGGGGCCCAATGCCGTTATGGCTGACCATCGTCTCCCAGGCGATGGTGCTCGCCGGATATCTCGTGATCCTGTGGGTCATGAAAACCAACAGCTTCGCCTCCAGCATCGTTGAGGTAAGCGCCGATCAGCGTGTGATCTCGAGCGGTCCGTACGCGATTGTCCGTCATCCCATGTATCTGGGCGGCGTAGTACTGTTGTTCTTTACCCCGCTTGCCCTGGGATCGTATTGGGCGCTGCCGGGATTTCTGCTGATCATCCTGCTGATCGTCTTTCGCCTGCTCAACGAAGAAAAAGTCCTAAGCAACCAGTTGCCCGGATACGCGGAATATTGCCAGCAAACACGCTATCGGTTGATTCCGGGGATTTGGTAACTTGGAAGCATCGCTCCAGCCTTCATTAACAAAGAAAATTTTTGTAGTTGAAAACAGCCTAAAATTGACCGGCGAAGTAGTATCTTGAAGTTCCGCGCCGCAGATTTCCCTCTCCCCCACCGGCACGGGTCGGCAAAGGCATAGAGTTTCGAATCCAAAAGGTATCAGCACAACCGATTCAGACGGAGAGGGAGAAATATGAATCTCAAAACAGCGTTGGGGCTTTTGTTGACGGCGCTTGCCGTCGTGATACCAGTCACCCTTTGGCATCTTGAACTGACTTACGGATTCCCGTCTGGTGTGATCCTGATGTTTGTTCTGGCAACGGTATCCGCTTTCCTGACCTACCGGGGTGCGCGTACCGCGCGGAACTGGATTTTGGGCTCGCTCATCATAGTCTGCGATTGTATGCTTGTGGTGTTTTCTTTGATGCTGTTCAGCGGCGAGCCACACAACATGATCTCAGCTAATGAGAGTAGTGCCGCCTTCACGTTGCGTCTGCTGGCGACGGCCAACGCTGACTACGCCAAGCACAACCAGCATTACGCGAGCAACCTGCGAGAACTCGAGGGATCGGAGACCTTGCAAAACTCGGGTGCTCCAGACCTGGTGGAAGAGGTAATCAAAAAGGGCTCCGCAGTCGGATACATTTTCAATTACCCAACCCCATCCGCCGCCGGCTTTCAGATTACCGCTTCGCCGCAGAAGCCAGGCAAAACTGGTAACAAGTTTTTCTACACCGACCAGGACCTTGCGATCCACTACGACCAGATCAAACCGGCAACCGCCCAGAGTCCAACGATAGGGGACTAAGCCGGAAAGGCTTTTCGCCGGATGAACGCGGATCAGCGCGGATTACAAACCTGCTGATTGGTACCAATCTGATATCAAAACCTTGCTTTCCTTGGAAACTGCAGGTCATCATAGAGAAGCAGTTGCCGGCGGCCAGTTGCCGGTCCACGGCAAGCCGGGACAGGTTGCCAGTAAAGACAACTGCAAGAGAACGAATACAGCATTTGAGAGTGCTGGGATTCATAACCCTTTAGGTTCTTTGAAAATTCATTGCGATCAGGGATTCTGAGGCTCTTCTCTGTGTCTCTGTGTCTCCGTGGTGAAAAAGAGCACTGAAGACTGAGTACCGAGTACTGCTACTAGCAGCAAGTCCCCCGCGCCA
Encoded here:
- a CDS encoding rod shape-determining protein, translated to MSSNGFHSQNSKVNNFRSLFSMFSSDLAIDLGTANTLVYAKGKGIVVNEPSIVAINKLTGEVEAVGKEAKEMLGRTPGNIVAIKPMKDGVIADFKVTEKMLNYFIQKAHNRKMLVHPRIVIGVPSEITQVEKRAVMDSAYRAKASEVHLVEQAMVAAIGAGLPITEPSGNMVVDIGGGTTDIAVISLSGIVYSRSVRMAGNQMDEAIMNYLKRKYNLLIGERTAEQIKIEIGSAYPLDKPLTMEIKGRNLIEGVPKTITVDDSEIREALSECVGTIMNAIRVALERTPPELSADISDRGIVLTGGGALLKNLDKRIREETGLPVSIADDPLASVVLGTGKMLSDFKLLRKISIE
- a CDS encoding isoprenylcysteine carboxylmethyltransferase family protein, yielding MKSKLIVRSLFFALVMAALIFVPAGSLKFWQGWVFMAIFFGTTIASTIYFYRRDPGLIERRMQTQEKEPTQKLIMGVVKLVFLVSMMLPGLDYRFGWSHHARGPMPLWLTIVSQAMVLAGYLVILWVMKTNSFASSIVEVSADQRVISSGPYAIVRHPMYLGGVVLLFFTPLALGSYWALPGFLLIILLIVFRLLNEEKVLSNQLPGYAEYCQQTRYRLIPGIW